aaactTATTGAGATTTTTGCAATTTTTGCCTATGGATGAAAATAATGCGCAATATATAACAGATAccattttaaacttatttaaaagccTTAATATTCCTATAAAGGATTGTCGTGGGCAGAGCTACCTACGACAATATATCAAATAAGACTGGAAAGGACTTTGGTGTTCAGTCAAGAATAAAAGAAGTTTGTGAATTTGATATTTACGTTCCAAGTGCGGCACATTCGTTAAATTTAGTGGGTGTTCCTGAAGCAGTAACATTCTTACAATTTGTACAAAAATAGTTCCATTTTTTCTCGGCTTCGACAAAAGGACGGAGGAAAGGATTTTGGCAGAGCGTTTAGGTAAAAATAGAGTCCTGAAGTCTCTAGGTGGTGTACACGCGCCAATGCTATTAATTCTTAGCAAAatggtaatttaaatatttctgaagCATTTTCTTCAATCGCAAGTGACAGGAGACACTAGTCAGGAAGCCCAAAGCCTAGCTAAACAAGGGAATATTTGGGACTGCTATTCTAACGGAAATATGGAATGAATTTTTGGGAGTTATGAACAAAACAAGTCTAACAGTCACATAAATACTTTCTAAAAATCTAAATGCAATACTGGTAAAAATGCTGATTTTCGGCGGTATGACGGCCATTTGGAACCGTCCGAAAAGTATGGCATGGTGATTTTAGTATATGGCTGCACGACGatgattttgttttgaaggttgaatttgttttttaatcaaCAGTCACACCGGAGAAGTATGGCATGATACTGCCgcctgttattttttttatggactATCGGAATAGAATACTAGAATATTTGTAGAACAAATCGTTTGAAAGTCGTAATAAATCCGACAAGTTCGACTAACACCCACGCGCTTGGGCCAtcaaaattcttttttttcgTTTCGTAATAAGACCCCAGTAGAATCGCCATACTATTTTGACCAACTATTTTGTGTCACTATCTCCCGGCCTATTTACTTTAAGGAAATAATAGAAGATTTTGCTCAACAGAAATTCCGAAAGAAACCGTAATCGTAACCAAAAAACCAGcagcattatatattattattgacacatatcatattattattcattttattagatttaattatctgtaataaattgtcatacttagtaaatttatttattataattcacttttttttctttccaaAAATTCCCTAAATTCTTGTGTGCCCAGGGGAGCCCTCGTTTAAGACGGCCCTGCTTAGTCAAGAACCTAGTGATCATTAATACTTACTTTGAGACAAATGCTCAACAATCCGATAGGCTGTTGAAGCCCTATCAAGTGCACTATCTACAGACAATGTATCTGCATCTAAAAGTACTCGAGCTAGTACTCGTAGAGAAACAGACTTCACTGTTGCCTTACATTTTTCAGCAGCCAAGGCATAACTGTCTGTGAAACCTGCAACTATGGTCTTGAAACGGTCCAACAACTTGTAACTGTaatagtaacaaaaaatattacaataaagaaaaagtaaaCTAAGCtacccatttttttttttaaattaatatatcctACCGAGTTAAAGCCTCAAGCAACATTGTGGGACTGAGGCGTCTAGGTTCATGGTATATAAGTATGACACTGCCATCTCCTTTCTCCTTCTCCAGCCAGTCTAAGAAGTCTGTTAAGGCTGACACTTCAGACTTTGTCTTTAATATCTATGACCAAAATAAAAccttataacattttttttaataataacacttgATCTGCTGTTAACCTGAATAAGTATACAAATGTTGACCAGATTTATTACAAGCTTACCTTATGAGTTATAGTATCTTTAAGCATTCGATACCGTCCAACAGTAACAACTCTTACATTGTGACGACGTCTTGCTCCAGGATTCAAGTCACCATATGGCATTATATATTGAGAGTATGTTTGCTTAGGGGTATATGCTGCTATTTGACATATCTAAAAAAGAATCCTCAGTTCATATTTTCAggataaactaaaaattttaatggaaaagcataaataaaagtaaagtaCAAAAAAGTAGTAATAGCCTACCTCGTCAATAAGTCTTCGGCCAGTAGTGTCCATGTCCCAACCCACAAGAGAGTACTTACCAGGAGGTAACCCAACAGGCTTCTCAGCCAAAGCTGGCAGCACCTCAGAAGGTGCATCATTTCCATTTAGCTTAGCTTCCGAAACCATTTCCATGAACACGGCCTTTGAacagaaattattaatttttgaacaAAATCACTTTTCTAAGatgtaataaacatattaacaacaataatttgtttaaatgtacAGCGAAAATtgctaaaattataaaaaaaaactaatttaccaAGAGGGTAGGTAGGTATAAAATACTAGTAAATCCTCTTcagataataaattttgatcacAAAATTCTAGTAAACACTACAAGTTgtgtaatgtttaaattttattttacttctgtgtattaaaagtaatgaTTTAAGCAATTTTATAGCATAGTCAACTAGATGGGCACTAATTGCtccaataatatataatacttttattttattagattaataatttgttccAACCTATAATAATCCTACCGTCACAAGCACGCCGCTATGAAAACAAGACGGCAAATCGATTAGTAATAGCAACTAGCGCAGACTTGTAGAGCTATAGTCATAGTAACCAAAATACATAGTCAccatacaaaaacattaactcttatctatttttaatgtgctTATAACGCGAatatcgataaaaataaatagaaaataggaCACGTGGCGATCATTTCTGAGGACATTTTGCCCCACCCCATTatgtcaaaataaaacaataattaactcACTTTATACTGAtgatatctatttaaaaaatattagactaTTTATCTCAAACAACGagacaaatatatatactggAGTAACGGCAAaaagaaatcttttttaaaaatatcacaaatacCACAGCACGTGTGCCGCAATCGGAAAAACgccaaagatttatttttttatttttggcttTTGCTAAGATAAACTTGTCAATATCATCTGGCGTCTTGTGTTTATGAATAcgatagataaaaaatactagCTATTTTTTAGTTCTACTctatagtttaatattatatctgaCTTACCGGTGTCACTTAGTACTTACTCAATGTCGAGTTCAAACTTATCGCTAAGTCTCGTCTCTAGATATTAaccgttttaaatttttccatcAATCAATACCATGGACGTTCCAATCGAACGGTtcaatagttatatatttaaaataactggaatgtataatgtatatggtattttaaatttacattctataaaatatattagtgaGTAGTCTTGCTCTCTAGTCAATTATATTCTTCATAATCCGACTGTATGATGTGTAATCTGTGTCCAAaacaaactatttatttatgttacattTTGTATACCTATTATAAGATTATTGGTACAAACTACAAACTTTAAATTGATGCTCAGCAAATGTTCAATAAATATGCCTAAGCCGATTTGTGTTCAATGCAGTACCAATGATTCTTTATTATGGCGTAGCGCAGAAAACGGTCAGATATGCAACGAATGTCATTTAGGTAATGCAGCAAGTAAAGAAATGGAACtaacaacaaatataaaaacagagATTGAAGATAAAAAAGATGACAAGGAAGATATGGACAGCAGGAATGGTAAGAGTGATGGGGATTCTACGCCAGCAAAAGCCACTGGAAAAGGTACACGGAAAAGTACTCGTGCTACTAGGTACAAATCAAAAACTCCTGCTCCAACACCTGCAAAGCCCTCTGCACCGCGAGGCCGAGGGCGCAGAAGTATTTTTAAGAGACAACCTCTAAAAGCACCTACTGCAACGGCTACTGTTGTAACAAGtgattctattttttataaggtaTGCTATTTTATTTGCACAAATGCCTAAAATTTTTAGCATTTAATGGTACGATTCAAGAGTCAAAATCTACAGCTAATTATGACTTCCGTGGGTCCTTTTTGCCCTACATAAAGTTACAACTGTGAAAGTTGTTTCTCAAttcttcaataatattaattaatttatgctaTTAAATAGCCAGCTCAACCTGAGTAAGTCTCACTCTGCAAGGgatgtattttgaataataagaTGGCCAACTATGGTGGTTGtggtaattttataaacaattttcatgcttaaaatatatcttgcAATATAATCTATGTTATGCTTCAAAGCTTTACATGAATCCTTTAATACTACAGTATTTgtgaaaatgaataaaaacaaatttattgcaGTTATTGGAGAAGttatgattaatattattatacaaattttgttaatttcaaattaattatttttcagggATCATACATGCAAGTGGGTGATATTGTGTCCATGCTTGACGTAATGGGTGGGACATATTATGCTCAAATCAGAGGATTCCTTACAGATCAGTATTGTGAAAAGAGTGCTGTTGTAACCTGGCTCTTACCAACTAAAGCAAGTCCACCCCCAGAAAAAGGTTTTGATCCAGCTACCTATATTATAGGTAAATGTTGTAAAATAGAGCAATTAAAGCACATATATTTGAAGTTATTAATGTTTGCATATTAGTGGTTCAGCATGCAtgggtttatttgaataacACTTGATCATATGGTTTGAGAAACATTGTCAGGAAACCAGAATGGTTcatccaattttttttcttaagaccaaaaatattaacaatttgtgTCAGGAACAGATGGCTATATTGTCTATAAGATAAATGAAATAGTTGAAGATGTGTTTCTACCTTATCAGGGTGTTAGGATGtaaaacacaataatataaaaaggttAAAATTGTCAGTAACTTAAAGTGTAGGAAATGTCTTATCAAAGTTGACATAATTAGGTTACAATCCTTTTTTTTCTAAAGTCAAACCGTTTCAGGTCCAGAAGAGGATTTGCCCCGTAAGTTGGACTACATGGAGTTTGTAATGCATGCACCATCTGACTATTACAAAGCCAGCAATAGTCCATACCCATTAAcagaaaatgaattaaataactattcaGGATTTATATGGACAACATTAGAATCAAAAGAGAAAacttaagtttaatataaataaattaataacttatgtaagtgaaaataaatgcataaaacgaatgttttacatttatgtgtaagataaattttattgtccAGAACAGAACTTCAGTGCTGTGTTCCACAGGTGTCTTAGGTCTGCTCCTGTGGAACAGTGGTTATTACTGCTTACTTCGTGGCTCACTACTACTGAGGGGACCCGGAATGCTTTTACCCCCTCCATCCCTTGCCAGTGTGAACCTGGATTCACCAAAGATTAACAGAACTCAAAAATCACTGTTGATCGCTAAATTCGGATTGCAGACAGCTCAAATTGGCACTACCAGCAATAAACCCGCAAAATGACTCTAAGTTTCAACAGAATCaatcttaaatttttacaaagtTCACGTGATTGAGTATTGGCTAGCGGCTCTGCCACGCGAGCGCACTATTTAACTCGATTTGAGGGTTTTGCTTGACGAGGAACGCTAATTCAACGGTACTTAACGCAGTTATATTTGCACTAGTTTTTCTATTgcaaaatttcatttattcacaGGTGGTTTGTTAGAGTTTTAATAGTCTAAGTATTTGGTATTGGCTGCCACGAGAGCCTTGAAATAACGAAGCAAAAACCTCGACTTGAGGGTTTTGCTTCGTCGCGGAATAGGGTCTCATGGTTATTTATgccatttatatttattctgttATTTCTTTTGTTGAGTTTTCATATCTTTACAGATGTCAAAGTTTCATTAGTTTAAGTATTTGAGCTGCGAAGCGCACCATTTACCTCGGTTTGTTTTACTACTTATATAAAGCTACCACGTTTCCTTTATTATGGATTAGCATGATTGGATTAGACTTATTTGCACTATGGAAGATTGTGACTACAAGTTAGCAAATTGTGATGACATGCGgaaaatttctatattttctatttacgaAAATTCATGGTTGCCGGTTAtcgtaaaaaaatggttacaAGCAGAGGTTGCCATGCTTTCAATAAACGATTCCCGCTTCATTTAAGCGTGATGGCAACACTCAACAGAACGGCGACTGTTAAGCGTGACATTTACAGAATATAGTACAAATACATTCTATATTCTGCAATTTCTACTTGACGGTTGAGCTCTCAACTCAGATGATTGCgccgtttttaattttataaataataaaatattaatcttacaaataaaaatgagtcGCAAAGAAGCTCTTTCTTCTTTTATTCAACAAATACATGGGCGTCCCGTTGTCGTGAAATTAAACAGCGGTGTGGACTATAGAGGTAACATTTTACAGAAATGATTAAGgttatgtttacaataaaagtttattgttattatttattacttaggTTCGACAAAGAAATggttcataatttaaaaactttggcTAATAGGTTTTAATATCGTATAAGTATGTGGTTAATACAGTAcaaggtaattttttaatacgaTTTCCGTGAGACCTACGTTTACATattgcataaaataaatatataaatgaaattaaatcattaattgtaatagattaaTGCATGGACGAATGAAGTGAATACAACTTGTTgtcaatattaaacttaaaatattggttattttattgctttttaattatttattaaggctCGTTTAATCTGTGAAAAAACATTATGCTcaaaaaatacacacatatctacatttatacaaaatgcataaatacatttttcaagTTTCTCTTAAAGAGGAAACAATTTGTCCAACCCGCTCCATCTCAGAGAGTGATATTGAGCATATTTCTGCCAATCTTCCACCCCAACTTTAAGTTGTTGTCAGCCCACTGTGTAACAGACCAGGGAGACCATCCAGGGTAATTCATCCATCTATTGTTATTGATGCAAGCTGTGCGACCTGCTCACTTCCACTcgagtttttatatttacaataggGTAGTGcatcaataatttttgtttcattcatGTTTGTGTACTTCTTATCTTGTCTTTTAGTTTTAGTACACTATTCATTCctagtaaattttttatatttatcttttattattacaggAGTTCTGGCTTGTCTGGATGGTTACATGAATATTGCTTTGGAACAAACAGAAGAATATGTGAATGGACagctcaaaaataaatatggtgATGCATTTATAAGGGGAAATAATGTGCTGTATATAAGCACATCTAAAAGAAGAATGTAATTAGCTTTAAGTATCATTAAACAAGTAACTTAAGTACACATAACTTTTGACCTTAAAAATCTttctttattacattaataactgaagtataaatttaacaagatatttctttattgttgGAAAATGAGCAGGATGTTTATGAAGTGGttgaatttatcaattttataaatttctggCTCCAGGATGTGtgtaataaaacttaacatCTTCACTTatctgtaaattaattaagatatatatgtatttaaaaaaatattatcagttAAAAAACAGCTTTAACATCAAGTTCACCTTGgccttttgtttataatatattaaaggcTTAATTACTTGTACATACTCACATTCTGATCATTTTCACTTGGACCTTTACCATTACCCAGatcttcaattaatttttcacCTCGGTAACCATGTTTTCTAGTAAACTCTTCTTTTGTGTTTTTACCTCCATTAGGgtcataatttaaatcaacacgataatttaaaattctggGATTAAATAATGGCGCCCAAAAACTTGAATATAACACACTATCACACAGAACGAACAttgccaaaataaaaataaattttatcattttgcttgaCTTTATTCCTACAAGTCACTAGTAACAAATGATGAATAGAAGGAAATATTGGCAGTCCAGTGTacagtaaatataaacatgtaACTATAGTGTGCAAATAATGTAGTTTTGTATGATGAGTTCACTGAATTCAAGGTTGACTTGTTAAGATGAAGcttataaatagttattaattttgagTTATTTGACTAACTTAAGTAGTAAGGAGACTAATATGCATTTACTGGCATCTAGCAGCTTGGTTTTCCAAAATGCTACAGCCTTTATTCGTGAGCCTTagatgtctgtatctgtttcgttatcatttgttttctaATATCCAAGATTATCAGTCTtcagtgcctgacacacactgtcgactttttgggtctaaggcatggtTTCCTCCCGACTATTTCCATGTAAGTTCTGACAAACACTGCTCTACAGGAGAGTACTTAGACAACTAATAGAAggcttataaaactatagtTACCGAGTTACCGAAGCTATAGAAACTAGGGCTTGTTAACATGAAATAAAGGAAACATGGCCACAAGGGCTTTTTAAGGTGATGATGTTATTTACaaggtaaatataaatacacagATAATGTGTCTAAGATATCCTCCAATGAACAACCTTGCACTTCACGTAAGTTTAAACAGCATTATACAAAcaagtaagtaataaaaacacgTAAGTAATAGAAacacgtaatattttattgaataaatgttaaatgtacctattaattaaatctttgttttaatatagtacaatattttctaaactatattttatagtctTACAGAATATaggttaaacattttt
This portion of the Pieris brassicae chromosome 6, ilPieBrab1.1, whole genome shotgun sequence genome encodes:
- the LOC123710911 gene encoding maternal protein exuperantia — encoded protein: MEMVSEAKLNGNDAPSEVLPALAEKPVGLPPGKYSLVGWDMDTTGRRLIDEICQIAAYTPKQTYSQYIMPYGDLNPGARRRHNVRVVTVGRYRMLKDTITHKILKTKSEVSALTDFLDWLEKEKGDGSVILIYHEPRRLSPTMLLEALTRYKLLDRFKTIVAGFTDSYALAAEKCKATVKSVSLRVLARVLLDADTLSVDSALDRASTAYRIVEHLSQSEQQEVGGGGEGISASEDMVETARAWARPVHTELEALDKLKKLLERQNTFRPVFAPLLRLARPERKRVTQLRRLLADAGLLYDHLKDAWQDQQVSGLETQLSALSVSAKEEDIKELIDIFDRHFDPAKEPKSPKPRINKNRTTSSAGETGEAEGSTSESQKSSEQNSPVKTNDAIVNLDQQKEVVIAN
- the LOC123710909 gene encoding GATA zinc finger domain-containing protein 1 is translated as MLSKCSINMPKPICVQCSTNDSLLWRSAENGQICNECHLGNAASKEMELTTNIKTEIEDKKDDKEDMDSRNGKSDGDSTPAKATGKGTRKSTRATRYKSKTPAPTPAKPSAPRGRGRRSIFKRQPLKAPTATATVVTSDSIFYKGSYMQVGDIVSMLDVMGGTYYAQIRGFLTDQYCEKSAVVTWLLPTKASPPPEKGFDPATYIIGPEEDLPRKLDYMEFVMHAPSDYYKASNSPYPLTENELNNYSGFIWTTLESKEKT
- the LOC123711145 gene encoding U6 snRNA-associated Sm-like protein LSm6 gives rise to the protein MSRKEALSSFIQQIHGRPVVVKLNSGVDYRGVLACLDGYMNIALEQTEEYVNGQLKNKYGDAFIRGNNVLYISTSKRRM